In the genome of uncultured Pseudomonas sp., the window TCTGCGCATAAGCGTTGGGGACACGCTAGAAATGCTGGGCAGCAGAGCTGAGGGCATCGCAGAGCAGAGCAAAGCTCGATCACGAAGAGCCATATCCGAAGACGCCAAACTTCTGGATAAGCAACGCAAGGCGATTGATCTGCACAAAACGGTTACTGCAGCCTTCGCGACCATGCTGGTAGACGCTCAGGTAGACCTAAGCATCTGCAAGCTGCAGCTCGAGGAAGCCAGGCACCAAAAATTCGTCCCCACTGAACCTCCTACACCCGACATCGAAACGCTCAGCCATAAACTGCTAAACGCCTGCATCAAGCAGCCTGAACGCGGCCTGAGCCAGTGGCTTGCACAGAGAGCAGAAAGCGGCAGTCCCAGGATCGCTTATCCAGACCGGACTCATATTGAGGCTCGGCTGGAGTGCTTACGGGGCTCCCCACAGAAAAAACTCATACGTAGCCGCATGAGCTCGCTCCTAAAGAACGCCGACCTTTGGATCCCTGACGCTCGCCTTGAACAGCTTCTCTGGGGCACAAGTCGCAGCATCAACCTGGCCCAAATTGAATATCTAAAGCTCGGGACATGGCTCGAGTACAAAGAAAACACGATCATTTCCGGTGGAGTGGGTACTGGAAAAACCTGGCTCGCCTGTGCCTTCGGTTATCAGGCCTGCATAAAGGGATGGAGAACCAGCTATCGCCGCATGCCCGAGCTCCTGGAAGAGCTTTCTGGTGCGCGCGCCAGCAAAACGCTCAGCAACGCGCTGCAAGACCTAGCGAAAATTGAATTCTTGATCATCGACGACTGGGATCTGTCGCAGCTGACTGCAGGCCAGTATCAAGACCTGCTCGCGGTGATTGCCGAGCGCGAAAATCGCTGTTCAACACTCATCGTCAGTCAGCAACCACCCGAAAGGTGGTTTGACGCTATCTACGACAACAACCACGCCCTGAGGCTTCTTGACCGCCTGGCATACGCCCGGCAGAAATTCCACCTTACCGGCGAGTCGATGCGAAAGAGAATGGCCGAAGCAGCCAACGCCAACCAAAGCACCTCGGACTGCAATGGCCAGACAGAATCGCCTGAGTTCCTGGAAGATCTACCAGTGGAGCCGGCAGACCCGATCGGGGATGCTAAAAGCCGCACTACAGCAGATTCAGTTGATACCCCTGGCGAGTCCGCTCCAGGAGAAGCCACTACCAACCTCATGCTCGAAAACTACGAACGAAGTCTGCGGGGGGAAAGGCTGATCACGCCGTCAAAAAGCTAACCTGGCCACATTTTGGCCAGATGATCATGCCCTGCCGAAAGCAGTAGAAAAATCCCGAGTTCAAAGCAATCCACTCAATCAGTATTCCAAACGGTATTCCAAGCAAGAACTTAAACCGATTTTTTAGATATAAATCATATAGTTAAAATCTCTGTTCAGATTACCCCGGCACCAAATAGAAGCACTTAAAGCCCTGATTTTCCTAGGAATTTCGGGGCTTTTTTGTTTCTGGCCTCATAGAGGTGTCGAAGAACTGCCGAAACTCGCCAGAGGCCCTAAACGCACAGCATCGAGTAGGTGGTCCGGTTGTAGTGGTCAACTATTTCTGGACACTGGTTTAGGTTTATCCGGCTAGTGATTCAGTTTCCGCTGGCGTTTGGTATCCGTTGTAGCTGTGTGGGCGTTGGTGGTTGTAGTGGTGCGTCAGATAGCGCAGCACATCTGCCTCTGCATGTTCTTGGCTGGCGTAGCCATGTTCCGGTATCCATTCCGTCTTCAGGCTTCTGAAAAAGCGCTCCATCGGCGCATTGTCCCAGCAGTTACCGCGCCGGCTCATGCTCTGTTTTATGCGGTAGCGCCAAAGCATCTGGCGAAACTCGATACTGGTGTAATGACTACCTTGGTCGGAGTGAAACATCAGTGCCTGTGGGCAGCCACTAGACTCATAAGCCACACGTAAAGCGCGCGTCGTGAGCCGCGAGTCCGGCCGATTGGAGGGTGCCCAGCCGACAATCCGGCGCGCATACAAATCCATGACCGCCGCGAGATAGATCCAACGGTTACCTGCCCAGATATACGTGACGTCGCCGCACCAGATTTGGTTAGGGCCGCTTACGTTAAACTCCCGATTCAGCGTGTTCGGCGCAACCGCACTCTCACCCTCAGCTTTACGGTAGCGATGCTTACGGTATTGCGAACTAAATAACCGAGCCTCTTTCATCAGGCGTCCCGCCAGAAAGCGACCGACCACTTCACCCTGCATCCGCAGTGCGGCCGATAGCGTTCTGGCGCCAGCTGAACCGCGACTTTGCGCATGTAATTCAGAGGCACGCTGACGTAATTCAATTCGCCGGTGATTCACTCGACGGCGACGCTTGCTGGCGTCGTAGAAGCTGCTGCGATGCACGCTAAATAGCCTGCACAGTTTGGCTCGTGGATACCGCTCACCCAATGCCTCGATCAGGGTTACTGATTGAGGGAGTCCGACATTAAAAGAGCGGTAGCCTTTTTTAGGATTTCTTTCTCCCGCTCCAAGCGTCGAACCTGGGCTTCCAGGTCTTGGATGCGCTTCTGCTCAGGTGTCAGGGCCTTACTGCACAGCGGTGTTGTGCCTCCACGCTCGTCACGCAGTTGCTCAACCCATCGACGCAACGCCGTTGGGCCTACGCCCATGGACTTGCAGGCCTCGGGTATAGAATAGCCTTGGTCTAGAACTAGGCCAGCTGCTTCGAGTTTGAAATCTGTACTGAATGATCTTCTGGTCATGAACACCTCATTGCTGGGCGAAGCTTAACGCCCTATCGGGGTGTCCAGAATCATTAAGCCACTACAGTGAGACATGCCTGGGCATGGTCGATATCGCCACGCTGTTGGGGTATTCCGAGCACAGCGCCTTCACCCGCAGCGTACTCCGCTGGACGGGAAAAGCCCCCAGCGCCACCGTCAGAGCCAGCGAAACGATTGGCTATCGGAACTCGCCCTGAGTGATCTGCGCCATGGCCGCGCCGACTGCATGCCCCGGTGCCACTAGGTGATGTTTACCGGGGGAAGCTCCAGGTGAAAGGCGCTGATGCCATTGCTGGAGATGCAGAAAATGGTGCCCTTGTGCGCCTCAACAATGGAGCGGGTAATGGCCAAGCCAAGGCCGGCATTGCTCGGGCTGCCTTCGCGGCGCGCCGGGTCTACTCGATAGAAACGGTCGAAGAGCTTATCCAGGTGCTCGGGCTTGATGGTTTCACCTGGGTTCTCGACGATGAGCGTGACCGCATGTGCGCTCGATGAGATCGTTAGCGATATCGTCTTGCCGGCAGGTGTATAACGCAGCGCATTGGACAGCAGGTTCGAGATCGCGCGATCGAGCATCAGCTTGTCACCCAGCACGCTGCCGGATCCACTCACAAGCAACTGAATGCCCTGCTCGTCCGCCAACAGGTGGTAGTACTCGACCAGCTTGGTTACGACCTCGCTGAGTTCAATGCGCACCTGCTGGGGGATGATCAAGCCATTGTCCGATTTAGCCAGAAACAGCATGTCGTCGATCATTCGCGACATGCGGTTGAGGTCCTCGAGGTTCGAATAGAGGTTTTCTTCATAGGCTTCGAGATTGCGCTTTTGGCTCAGCACCACCTCGGTGTGCGTCATCAAATTGCTGAGTGGTGTACGCAATTCATGGGCAATGTCGGCTGAAAAGTTTGAGATCCGAGCAAAAGCGTCATCGAGCCGGGCAAGCATCGCATTGAATGCCGTCACCAACTGCTGAAGCTCAAGGGGCACGGGCTCCAGCGGAATACGCTCTTTCAGCGACCTGGCCGACATCGACGTCGCCACCTGGGTGACCTGCCGCAAGGGGGTCAAGCCACTGCGGGCTACAACCCAGCCTAACGCAGCGCTTACCAGTGCGCTGATAACCAGGCCAATCCAAAACCAGCGCTGCAACGTTTCAAAGAAATGCACATGCTTGGTCACATCAAGAATCAGCAACGCCGTGAGAAATGAAGGCTGAGCCGGGGTTGATACCTGCGCAGTCATGCCACGGAACATTCGACCTTTGTGCTCCCACTGCCACATCCCATGATCAGTGTTATGGCGAAACTTTTCGGGGACATTGAACAGCTGAGGCTCGGCAAAAAGTGTTGTGCCGTCGCGTGCAAGGATGATCGCGGCTAAATCGTGATGCGCCCCGAGCATTGCTTTCAGTTGCGGTAAAACTCTTTCAAGGTCTGCTTGGTTGCGTGTATTGCGGAGGATTTTCTGAGTTGATTCGAGCTTCTCATCCAACGTCTGCTGGTCGAGCATCATAAAGTGATGCCGGCTGAACTCATTGAAGCTAAGGCCTGATATTGTCAGGACAGCCATCACCGCCAGCATGAACATCAAACTCATGCGCGCTGTCAGTGATAAGTGCTTCATTCAGATTCCTGAGCATCAAGCATGTATCCCATACCGCGAGAGGTATGAATCAGTTTTAACTCGAAATCATCGTCAACCTTGGCGCGCAAGCGGCGAATAGCCACTTCGATTACGTTGGTGTCGCTGTCGAAATTCATGTCCCACACCTGGGAGGCGATCAACGATTTGGGAAGAACCTCACCACGACGACGCAGCAGCAATTCGAGCAACAAAAACTCCTTTGCTGTCAGATCAATTCGCTTTCCACTGCGCACGGCACGCCGCTTAAGCAGATCGACTTCAAGGTCAGCTATTTTCATGGTGGTCTGCGTGGGCGCGCTATTGCTACGGCGAAGCAGTGTCCTAACGCGTGCTAACAACTCAGAAAAGGCAAAAGGTTTGACTAGGTAGTCATCGGCCCCCAGCTCCAAGCCTTTCACGCGATCCTCAACACCGTCACGTGCTGTGAGGAATAACACGGGCACATCCTTTCCCGCCGCCCGCACCATCCTTAGCACTTCCCAGCCATCTAGGCCCGGCATCATGACGTCCAGAATCAACAGGTCATAGGCCTCGCTTAACGCATGCTGGAGCGCATCCGTTCCGGTCATCACGCGGTCGACATTGAATCCAGCCTCAGTGAGGCCCTGTTGCAAATAAATACCTGTTTTGGGCTCGTCTTCAGCAACTAAAAGTCTCATGCGGGCTATTCCAAGCGTTGAGTGGTCTGAGTGTGCAGTCAAATTGCCCACCCAACCAGAAGCTTACGCAGATGTAATCCTAGCTTCAGGCTTCTGTCAGGTTGACTGGCTAAGGTGCAAGTATGAGCGCTAGGTTGGGCGCTTGCCCCTCCGATGGATAAAGAGGTGACGGCTACATTTTTTACTGCGGAGACTCCCCTATGAAACTGCTTAAATCTTTATTTCTGGTTGGTTCGCTCCTGCTTGCATCAGTGGCTTGGGCAGAGGGTGGTGCTGGTAGGCTCTTCGAACGCATAGAGAGCATGCGAGACAAAGCTGAGGCTGTACTAGTTCAGGCGGAAAAAGCGCCTGCCAGTGAACGTCATGTGCACATGAAAGAGCACATGAAAATGCTCGGCGAGATCATGAACCAGCTGCACAGCGAGCATCCGGCTCCCGGCATATCTACGGAAGAACATCTCGCGTGGATGGAGCAGCACGACAAATTGGTTGATGACGTCCTTGCGCAGATGATGCGTGAGCACAAGCTGATGATGGCTGATAAAGAGTGCCATCCATAAGACTTCCCATCTTCAAGGCCTTCATGATTGCTCCTTTGGCCTAGCGGCATCTCGACGGTGCCGCATTTTTTCAATATTGACTGATCTGCAGTCTTTGCAGTGCTCCCGCCAGTAAACCCGCACTGCACTTTACTCAGCATAGCTTTCAAGCATGTAGGTTTCGGGTAAGCCAACTGACAGTTCAGCCGCCCTCAATGCAATGGTATTTCGAGCCCCCCTTTTCGAGGTCCATTATGAAATCCAAACTCATCTCATTTCTTCTCACCACAACACTGGTCTTCACCGCCTCTGCTGCCATGGCCAGCCCGAGCCATAGTAAAAGCGCTATTGGCCAACCGGGAGACGCCAAGAAAGCTGATCGCACCATCGAAATCAGAATGGGCGATATCTTTTTCGAGCCGCAGAGTATTGATCTCAAAGCAGGAGAAACCGTCCGCTTCATACTCAAAAATGAGGGCGCGCTGCTGCATGAGTTCAACCTGGGCATGGCCGCCGCACATGCCGCCCATCAAAAAGAAATGGTCGTCATGCTTCAGAACGGCACGCTGTCTCCAACGGCCGCACAGGGCATGAGCAACATGGCGCATGGCATGGGCGGGATGAAGATGGTCGGCATGAAACACGACGATCCAAACAGCGTCTTGATTGAGCCAGGTGCCACCGAAGAACTGGTATGGACCTTTACCAAGGCAACGGGCCTTGAGTTCGCCTGCAACATCCCTGGCCATTACCAATCGGGGATGGTCGGCAAGGTCAACGTGCGCTAATCGTTAAGTTCGGATTGACCCACGTCAATCCGTCGGAGCGCAGTAGAGGCTACTGTCATTAGCTGTCACTCCAATAACGCCTCAATCCAAACGAGGATCGAGCCATGGACCACTCCCACCACTCAGGCTCTGAATTGCCATTCTGGAAGAGCAGAAATGGCATTGTGCTGATTATGCTGGCCGTCATCGGTTTGTTTTACGTGGCCCGCGAGCATTTTGGCCACCTGTCTCAGGCACTGCCTTACTTGATTCTGCTGCTGTGCCCGCTGATGCACATATTCGGTCACAAGCATGGTGGGCACTCCCACCAGGATGGTGCTGATACTCCCAAGCACGACAGCCGGAAATAAGCCCTATGCACACCACCTCGTGCCATCTTGACCATGATCACTCCAAGCATCAGGAAGACCAACATGGGAGCCTGCACGATCCGGTGTGCGGCATGGCCGTCAAGCCAGACAGCCCATTCAGTGAAAGCCACGAAGGCCAGACATACCGGTTCTGCAGCGCGAAATGCCTGGAGAGGTTCCGGGCAGCACCTAGCCGCTATGTGAACCCTCCCCAGCGTGCGGAGCATCCACATCATGACGCTGCGCCTCCCTCACCTGGGGCCACAGGGGCGGCGGAATACACCTGCCCAATGCACCCGGAAATACGCCAGCCAAAACCTGGCAACTGCCCCATCTGCGGCATGACCTTGGAGGCAGTGATTCCGGAGCTGGAGGAAGAGGATAGTTCAGAGCTCGAGGACTTCACCCGGCGCTTCTGGTGGACACTCCCACTCACGATCATCGTGACGGTCTTGGCTATGGCCGGTCACTCATTAACGCTATTTCATGGCGCCACGCAGAACTGGGTAGAGCTTGCCTTGGCGACGCCTGTAACGCTCTGGGGCGGCTGGGTTTTTTTTACCCGAGGCATCGACTCGATCCGTCATCGCAGCCCCAATATGTGGACACTTATCAGCCTAGGTACTGCAGCAGCCTACCTCTACAGCGTTGCCGCGACCCTGGCCCCACAGCTATTTCCCCAGGCGTTCTTCCAGGGCGGACGCATTGGCGTCTACTTTGAGGCGGCGGCAGTCATCATCTCCCTGACGCTATTGGGCCAGATGCTCGAACTCAAGGCTCGCTCACAAACCTCAGCCGCCATTAAATCGCTATTAGGCCTAGCACCCAAAACCGCGCGGCGCATCAATCCTGACGGCCAGGAAGAGGATGTACCGTTGACCCATGTGCATCTGGGCGACCATCTGCGGGTACGCCCCGGTGAGAAAGTCCCGGTGGATGGCAGCGTTCTCGAAGGCGAAAGCGCCGTCGACGAGGCCATGCTGACCGGCGAGCCGTTACCGGTGACCAAGCGCGTTGGCGATACGCTGATCGGCGCAACCATGAATACCCACGGTAGTCTGGTCATGCAGGCGCAGAAGGTGGGGGCCGATACCATGCTGTCCCAGATCGTGCAGATGGTCGCCAGGGCGCAGCGCTCCAAGGCCCCCATGCAACGCATGGCCGATGCTGTCGCGGGTTATTTCGTGCTCGGCGTGATCGCCATCGCGATCCTCACGTTCTTCGGCTGGGGCTTGCTCGGTGCGGAGTCAGGCTGGGTATTCGGCCTGATCAACGCGGTTGCCGTACTGATCATTGCCTGCCCCTGTGCACTGGGCCTGGCGACCCCCATGTCGGTGATGGTCTCGACCGGCAAGGCGGCCACCAGTGGCGTCTTGTTCCGGGATGCCAGTGCCATAGAGAACCTGTGCAAGATTGATACGCTGATCGTCGACAAGACCGGCACGCTGACCGAGGGGCGGCCTGTATTCCATAGCGCAGAGGGTACCGGCCCGTTCGACCCGGACGAGGTGCTGCGATTGGCTGCAAGCCTCGATCAAGGCAGCGAACATCCGCTGGCCCATGCAATCGTTGATCACGCTCGCGCCCAAGGCATTGAGCTGGCCAAGCCGGATTCTTTCGAGTCGGGCTCAGGCATCGGTGTGCGCGGCCACGTGGACGGTCAACAACTGCAACTGGGTAATACGGCGTTGATGGAAGAGGCCGGAATAGATGCCGCCCCTCTGCGCAACCCTGCAGAGCAGCTTCGACTGGAGGGCATCAGCATTATTTACTTGGCGGTGGATGGCGTACTGGCAGGGCTGCTGGCTGTCTCTGACCCGATCAAGCCGACCGCTAAACAAGCAGTCAGCAGGCTTCAGGGGGTCGATGTGAACGTCATCATGGCCACCGGTGACGGGCTCACTACCGCAAGGGCCGTGGCCAAAGAGCTGGGTATCGACGAAGTCCATGGCGAGGTTAAACCTCAGGACAAAGAAAAACTGGTGGCCGATCTGCAGCGCGATGGCCGCCGCGTGGCCATGGCGGGCGACGGTATCAACGATGCCCCTGCACTAGCCCGTGCCGATGTTGGTATCGCGATGGGAACCGGTACCGATGTGGCGATGAACAGTGCTCAGGTGACCTTGGTCAAAGGTGATCTGCTGGGCATCTTACGGGCAAGGACCTTGTCCGTGGCCACGGTGAAAAACATGCGCCAAAACCTGGCCTTTGCCTTCATCTACAACGCCATGGGCATACCACTTGCGGCGGGGGTGCTCTACCCCCTGACCGGTCACCTGCTATCGCCCATGATTGCTGCACTGGCAATGAGTGTCAGCTCAGCGTCAGTGGTGTTCAACGCGCTGCGGTTGCGTCATACCAATATTGACTGAGCAGAGTTGCTCCTGATGGTGAGCTGGCTGCCAGTGTGGTGAGAGAACGATTCTCTGCTTGGTTACTCCAGTCACCTGCACTCAGCCCATCTTAATGTGCGCTTGTAAAAAACAGGCTTGAGCTTGCCATTGCGTCAAGGTTGATGATGGCAGTGCGGTGCATCGGCCCGCTCTTAAAGACGAGGTGATCTATGTTTGTATTACAGGTAACAGGAATGGGCTGTGGTGGCTGTGTCGGCAAAATCACTAAAGCCATTCAGCAACTGGACGCGACGGCAATAGTCGAGGTCGATCGTGAAGCCGGCAGGGTGATGGTTGAAAGCCTTGTCAGCGCTGATCAGATCAGTACGCGGGTGCGTGAGCTTGGCTTTCCGAATCAAGTTACGGCCAGCCAATAGTCCTCATGACGTTCACAAGTAACGTCATGCAAAGAGGTGAACATCATGCTGTTAAATCCAATTAAGGTCGGCCTCGCAGCTGCCATCAGCTTCTCCTTGCTATGGCTCCTATGCAGCCTGTTCGTCTTGCTCGCCCCTGCAATGACGCTGTCCATGTCCGGCGCCATGATGCATATGAACCTTGCTGGAATGGGCTGGCATTTAACCCTGGCTGGCGTTTTAACTGGCTTGGTCGGCTGGTTTGTACTAGCAGGTTTGGGTGGATGGCTGCTTGCCGTGATCTATAACCGTTCGGTTTGAGACTTGTGCATTTCATTAGCTATATCCGCTGGAGCAGCCCCTCACCGCCCCATTGTTTCAGCGACATGCAGGTGGTGGGCGCGGCCCCGGCTCCAACACAGATGATCAGGCCCCAGCAGGGCTGAACTCGGTCGAGCACGATTTCAATTGCCGCCGGTAGTCGACATCGATCTCATGCGGCCCGCCAGTCGACAAGGCAACCTCATGCATGACCAGCGGATACGGCGCGTTGATCGCATCGAGAAAATAGAGGGTTTTACCGCACCGACCATGTAGTTCTCGGCGATGAGCTCGAGCCAGTCGACTGCAGGGCGTTGCTCCAGGATCTGCGGGTAATACTCGCTTAATAAGCCCAGGCAGAGCCAGCGTATCGCTTTTACTCATTGGCGCTCCGAGTAAGGGAGTGACTCGCACTCCCTCGGATAAACTTACTCGCTGGTTTTGCCGCCGGCCTCATCGCACTTTTCTTGGGTCATCAAGTTGAAGCCCTCGCCTTTACAGGCGGCCTGCCCCTTGCAGGAGTTCTTCGCCGTCATGCAATCGTTCTGGCCTTTGCAGCCGTTCACCCCAAAGCATTTTACTTCGGCTGTTTTTGCGTCCTGAGCCGCTTGCGCAGGCAGGGTGGCGAACAGGCTGGCGGCAACGAGGGCCAATGCAGCACCGGTAGCAACAGTATTTTTGCTCGACATAATGGCTATCTCTCTTAAGTGTGGGGGCGGGGCTATTTAGCGCCACTGCCCGGAAGCAGCTTAGGCATCGCTGCCTGGCATGCCATAAAACCAATCCGCACAGGCTTGATCAACGGGCATGAACAGACATTACAGAGGCCCGTGGAGACTCGACAAGAAAGAAGTAGCAACCTGACAGAACTGTAATGTTCAGCTCAGGTTTATGACAGGCCGCTCTGGCTAAGGTGACTTCGAGCCTGAAGCTCAACGCCTGATGGCGACCCATTCGGGGTCACCTGGCTAATTGCACTGAATCGAGGAATATCCAGATGAAATCAATCAAAACCCTGTTCGTGGTGATCGCACTTAGCGCTGCTTCTTTGGCGATGGCCGAAGGCGGGGCTGAGCGTACGTTTGCCCGCATGGAACAGGCCAGCAAGGTATCGATGCAAGCCTATCAACTGGCCCAGCAAGCGAAAAAACAGTCGCCAGTGGCAGGCAATAAAACCCATACAGCCGACCACGCCAACTGCTAGTACAGGGCCAACCTGACAGAAATGTAATCACTTAGCCGGTTGATATATGGCAATTTCTCAGACTCGCTGTCGGATTGACTTGAATAATCATGGCAGTGGGTAAGGCTGATAGGGAAACCACGCCAGGATGAAGCTGACAACCAACCGTGACCTCACGGTTGTTTACCCTGGTTCCTCTAACTGATTGGACATAATGGTATGCACTGCAAAACCTCAAGACGAACCTTCGTTAAAGGCCTGGCCGCCACCGGCATTCTCGGAGGCCTTGGCTTGTGGCGCACGCCCGTTTGGGCGGTGACCAGCCCAGGTCAGCCCAATGTATTGACTGGCACCGACTTCGACTTATTCATTGGTGAAACACCGGTGAATATCACGGGCGCCGCGCGGACCGCGATGGCTATTAACGGGTCTATTCCAGGGCCCATTCTGCGCTGGCGAGAAGGCGACACCGTCACCCTGCGGGTGAGAAACCGCTTGGCCGAAGACACCTCGATTCACTGGCACGGGATTATTCTGCCCGCCAACATGGACGGTGTGCCTGGTTTGAGCTTCCACGGCATCGCGCCTGACGGCATGTACGAGTACAAGTTCAAGGTCAATCAGAATGGTACCTACTGGTACCACAGCCACTCTGGACTGCAGGAGCAGATCGGCGTTTACGGTGCTCTAGTCATCGACGCCAAGGAGCCTGAGCCGTTCAGCTACGACCGTGACTACGTGGTGATGCTGACTGACTGGACCGATGAAGATCCAAACCGGCTACTGGCCAAGCTGAAAAAGCAGTCGGACTACTACAACTATCACAAGCGCACCGTTGGCGACTTTATTAATGACGTCAGCGAGCAAGGTTGGTCGGCAGCCGTTGCCGACCGCAAGATGTGGGCCGAAATGAAGATGAGCCCCACCGATCTTGCTGACGTCAGTGCCTATACCTACACCTACTTGATGAATGGTCAGGCACCGAATGGCAACTGGACCGGTATCTTCAAGCCGGGTGAAAAGCTCCGCTTGCGCTTTATCAACGGCTCGGCCATGAGCTACTTCGACGTGCGTATTCCAGGCCTGAAGATGACCGTGGTCGCGGCCGATGGCCTGCACGTCAAGCCGGTCAGCGTCGACGAATTCCGTATCGCCGTTGCGGAAACCTACGACGTGATTGTCGAGCTCGCCGACCAAGAGGCTTACACCATTTTTGCCCAGTCCATGGATCGCACCGGCTATGCCCGCGGCACCTTGGCGGTCCGTGAAGGGTTGAGCGCTGCGGTGCCAGAAACCGATCCTCGCCCCCTGATCGCCATGGGCGACATGGGTATGGATCACGGCAGCATGGCTGGAATGGACCATAGCAAGATGACCGGCATGGGTGACATGGCCGGCATGGATCACAGCAAGATGGCCGGCATGGGCGATATGGCCGGCATGGATCACTCTGGTATGGCGGGCATGGGCGCAGCGATGCAAGCGCACCCGGCCTCCGAAACCAATAATCCACTGGTCGACATGCAAACCATGACCCCGACCCACAAGCTGGACGATCCGGGTATCGGCCTACGTGGTAATGGCCGTCGCGTGCTGACCTACTCTGACCTGAAAAGCACCTTCCCCGATCCCGATGGCCGTGAGCCCAGCCGAACCATTGAGCTGCACCTTACCGGGCACATGGAGAAATTTTCCTGGTCGTTCGACGGCATCAAGTTTTCGGATGCAGAGCCGCTGCGCCTGAAGTACGGCGAGCGCGTGCGCATCACGTTAGTCAACGACACCATGATGACCCACCCCATCCACCTCCACGGCATGTGGAGCGATCTTGAGGATGAAAATGGCCAGTTCATGGTGCGTAAACACACAATCGATATGCCACCGGGCTCCAAGCGTAGCTATCGCGTAACCGCTGATGCTCTTGGGCGTTGGGCCTATCACTGCCACCTGTTGCTGCACATGGAAATGGGCATGTTCCGTGAAGTACGCGTGGACGAGTAAAGGAGAGTCATGATGAGTACATTTCTTCAGCGCGCCAGCCTATTCGGGGCGGTGTTTGCGCCTGGTTTGCTAGGCGCAATGCAGGTGCCGGCTGCATTAGCCGGTGAAGGCCAAGCTGGGCACGACACCAACAAAGCTGAGGCGGAGTCGAACCATGACCACTAGTTTTTCACGCCCCACTCTCATCGCCCTGGCCGTTTCGTTGAGCGCACTAGCGGGCGGCTTCGCCAACGCTGCCGAGACAATGGATCATTCCATGCACATGACACCGGGGACTGCGCAGAGCACGTCCAACGCGAAGCAGGCGGTGGTCAAGCAGGCCGCTTCAAGCACTGCACAAATGGATCATGCCGCAATGGGTCACGGCTCGATGCCCGCCATGGATCACAGCAAAATGGATCATGGCGCGATGGATCATAGCCAGATGAACCATGGGCAGATGAACCAGAACAAACCGGCAGCCATGGACCATAGCAAGATGGACCACGGCGCTATGCACGGCCAGATGGAAACCATGGATCACAGTCAGATGAACCATGGCAGCACAGATGCTCCGCGAACCACCAATCGCACGCCTATCCCGGTGCTGACAGATGCGGATCGTGCAGCCGCGTTTCCACCATTACCAGGCCACAAGGTTCACGACAGCGCCATCAACAGCTTCTTCCTGCTCGACCAGCTCGAATACCAGGATGCCGATGAAGGCAGCACCTTGGCCTGGGATGCGTCCGGTTGGATCGGCGGC includes:
- a CDS encoding ATP-binding protein; this translates as MAENLNWLDQNATRQLQWAKEYLRKQNVLVSELGGYPLYQGIVHWDEQQKGNPEHDKTLKGMRRAWEAVEKRREKKGTTSALRVTTATKKRIETLAKSLRISVGDTLEMLGSRAEGIAEQSKARSRRAISEDAKLLDKQRKAIDLHKTVTAAFATMLVDAQVDLSICKLQLEEARHQKFVPTEPPTPDIETLSHKLLNACIKQPERGLSQWLAQRAESGSPRIAYPDRTHIEARLECLRGSPQKKLIRSRMSSLLKNADLWIPDARLEQLLWGTSRSINLAQIEYLKLGTWLEYKENTIISGGVGTGKTWLACAFGYQACIKGWRTSYRRMPELLEELSGARASKTLSNALQDLAKIEFLIIDDWDLSQLTAGQYQDLLAVIAERENRCSTLIVSQQPPERWFDAIYDNNHALRLLDRLAYARQKFHLTGESMRKRMAEAANANQSTSDCNGQTESPEFLEDLPVEPADPIGDAKSRTTADSVDTPGESAPGEATTNLMLENYERSLRGERLITPSKS
- a CDS encoding IS3 family transposase (programmed frameshift), with protein sequence MTRRSFSTDFKLEAAGLVLDQGYSIPEACKSMGVGPTALRRWVEQLRDERGGTTPLCSKALTPEQKRIQDLEAQVRRLEREKEIPKKGYRSFNVGLPQSVTLIEALGERYPRAKLCRLFSVHRSSFYDASKRRRRVNHRRIELRQRASELHAQSRGSAGARTLSAALRMQGEVVGRFLAGRLMKEARLFSSQYRKHRYRKAEGESAVAPNTLNREFNVSGPNQIWCGDVTYIWAGNRWIYLAAVMDLYARRIVGWAPSNRPDSRLTTRALRVAYESSGCPQALMFHSDQGSHYTSIEFRQMLWRYRIKQSMSRRGNCWDNAPMERFFRSLKTEWIPEHGYASQEHAEADVLRYLTHHYNHQRPHSYNGYQTPAETESLAG
- a CDS encoding heavy metal sensor histidine kinase; this encodes MKHLSLTARMSLMFMLAVMAVLTISGLSFNEFSRHHFMMLDQQTLDEKLESTQKILRNTRNQADLERVLPQLKAMLGAHHDLAAIILARDGTTLFAEPQLFNVPEKFRHNTDHGMWQWEHKGRMFRGMTAQVSTPAQPSFLTALLILDVTKHVHFFETLQRWFWIGLVISALVSAALGWVVARSGLTPLRQVTQVATSMSARSLKERIPLEPVPLELQQLVTAFNAMLARLDDAFARISNFSADIAHELRTPLSNLMTHTEVVLSQKRNLEAYEENLYSNLEDLNRMSRMIDDMLFLAKSDNGLIIPQQVRIELSEVVTKLVEYYHLLADEQGIQLLVSGSGSVLGDKLMLDRAISNLLSNALRYTPAGKTISLTISSSAHAVTLIVENPGETIKPEHLDKLFDRFYRVDPARREGSPSNAGLGLAITRSIVEAHKGTIFCISSNGISAFHLELPPVNIT
- a CDS encoding heavy metal response regulator transcription factor, coding for MRLLVAEDEPKTGIYLQQGLTEAGFNVDRVMTGTDALQHALSEAYDLLILDVMMPGLDGWEVLRMVRAAGKDVPVLFLTARDGVEDRVKGLELGADDYLVKPFAFSELLARVRTLLRRSNSAPTQTTMKIADLEVDLLKRRAVRSGKRIDLTAKEFLLLELLLRRRGEVLPKSLIASQVWDMNFDSDTNVIEVAIRRLRAKVDDDFELKLIHTSRGMGYMLDAQESE
- a CDS encoding co-regulatory protein PtrA N-terminal domain-containing protein; translation: MKLLKSLFLVGSLLLASVAWAEGGAGRLFERIESMRDKAEAVLVQAEKAPASERHVHMKEHMKMLGEIMNQLHSEHPAPGISTEEHLAWMEQHDKLVDDVLAQMMREHKLMMADKECHP
- a CDS encoding cupredoxin family protein, giving the protein MKSKLISFLLTTTLVFTASAAMASPSHSKSAIGQPGDAKKADRTIEIRMGDIFFEPQSIDLKAGETVRFILKNEGALLHEFNLGMAAAHAAHQKEMVVMLQNGTLSPTAAQGMSNMAHGMGGMKMVGMKHDDPNSVLIEPGATEELVWTFTKATGLEFACNIPGHYQSGMVGKVNVR
- a CDS encoding DUF2933 domain-containing protein — protein: MDHSHHSGSELPFWKSRNGIVLIMLAVIGLFYVAREHFGHLSQALPYLILLLCPLMHIFGHKHGGHSHQDGADTPKHDSRK